Proteins co-encoded in one Culicoides brevitarsis isolate CSIRO-B50_1 unplaced genomic scaffold, AGI_CSIRO_Cbre_v1 contig_52, whole genome shotgun sequence genomic window:
- the LOC134836519 gene encoding E3 ubiquitin-protein ligase Ufd4 isoform X2: protein MSDIDPETLLEWLSMGQGDERDMQLIALEQLCMLLLMSDNVDRCFESCPPRTFLPALCKIFLDELAPENVLEVTARAITYYLDVSAECTRRIVAIDGAIKAICNRLVVAELASRTSRDLAEQCIKVLELICTREAGAVFEGGGLSCVLSFIRDNGSQIHKDTLHSAMAVVSRLCTKVEPQAGNIQQCVEHLSTLLQHEDTMVADGALKCFASVADRFIRKGVDIAPLAEYGLVNELLNRLSNAAGPVHASSTSTSGGEQTTDSTLSVPKTQPAETSRSTQSIATTISLLATLCRGSPSITHDLLRSNLPEAMERALKGDERCILDCMRLADLILLLLFEGRQALGRVSGQQGQLIPRVRRADSSVERTHRQLIDCIRSKDTEALIEAIESGGIDVNCMDDVGQTLLNWASAFGTLEMVEFLCDKGADVNKGQRSSSLHYAACFGRPGIAKVLLKHGANPDLRDEDGKTALDKARERPDEGHREVASILLSPGEYMASISRKDGTTEGTENNEPRGDPEMAPIYLKFFLPVFCKTFQNTMLASVRRSSLGLIKKMVQYVQPEVLTDLCAAENNQNLGTLLVEVIASVLDNEDDEDGHLAVLIIIEEMMSKTKDEFLDHFARLGVFSKVQALIGTTSEVEVESQIKSQEEPKSSKDPVDIVEDAKDILSGRAYHWRDWSICRGRDCLYVWSDSAALELSNGSNGWFRFILDGKLATMYSSGSPENGNDSSGNKGRTETLPNEENRGEFLEKLQRARAAVRQGQPSQPILTNPGPHKIIVGNWVLQSQKEQQLHIHNSEGHQVTILQDDLPGFIFESNRGTKHTFTAETTLGPDFAVGWSNIRKKKIKSKVEAQKCQVKNLAREIYNKYFKAAQAVPRGAVAKLTNIVRLIEQALEEQCGQNSILEKSQHLSTSWQEKLRNALNELAQLLQEDGVISAYEMHSSGLVQALVAVLSKNYWELGLNRSRANKLQKQRIQIFRQCIFNNTPIEGGSTKGGNKKNNTATILVQKLVAVLESIEKLPVYMYDSPNGGLQILTKRLRFRLERAPSESTLYDRTGRTLKMEPLATVGQMNKYLLKMVAKQWYDMDRISFYYLKKLKENPDLCFKHQHDFDENGIIYFIGTNGKTTEWVNPAQYGLVTVTSSEGKQLPYGKLEDILSRDSISNCHTKDNKKAWFAVDLGVFVIPTAYTMRHARGYGRSALRNWLFQMSKDGVNWVTLMTHNDDKSLADPGSTCTWKIECSADETQGYRHIRIQQNGRNASGQTHYLSLSGLEIYGRVTGVCEDIGKAVAKESEAKARRERRLIRSQLKHIVKGARVVRGVDWRWDDQDGNPSCEGTVTGEIHNGWIDVKWDHGVRNSYRMGAEGKYDLKLVNCENLSSLEATSTAQSSTNLNVPMGKKPSGEKTSTGSSTSSGSLTSRKSSSTPSLPEATSDGQFVTKASVASTDQAASADNLAWKQAVEVIAENVLSCAKSDIVSGSSDLHSNSNQTEVAVVVHPLKETRNENHPDLSTINNSTHALVSDLATITENLTLTDDNIKNKAGTSYGMSGTIHRQLSEDNSRSANLHEVTNNKMNISNSTNSISKAFLTSYKSEVLDKMREGVDMLRNNTNTLLSSDILSQTNLLSSVKISLPKTSGTIGATSTDTATASGQTSSAAGGVCKTIGSTPPIEDSKFKKAINEVEKYLQLSGPFDEGCSSLNLFETVTAPGSGKNDLEISDATIIPTPPAQIPTMETISSLSAITPTGPAVISVPPTDATATQTGASDAAVVVSNPMSVSVPNLTSSTISQDSQESQNEPPTPPGLLETFAQMARRRTSGGTNLSAVNNQAMNVSNIANNQNSSGSFFPRGPNSVTSLVKLALSSNFHSGLLSTAQSYPSLNSSTVPTTTAAQTSGTGQTPSFNPALTMSLTSTSSDSEQVSLEDFLESCRAPTLLGDLDDDDEMDDDENNDDENEDEYEEVGNTLLQVMVSRNLLSFMDEETLENRLAAAGKRKSWDDEFVLKRQFSALIPAFDPRPGRTNINQTSDLEIPAPGAETEIKMTDVVLMPQPSLFLVLRGPNLAGFTDVDIPLTNPDWTIFRYVQELIQMTNIPKHEKARKIWEPTYTIVYKEANKDENSSSGEDGRATPVISMFSGGGRSGGSTLSPSSPMAVTPSGLHCSVDDVLQLLAQLNTINVQSIKHNDLDLSLNPEMFMSKKVTNKLQQQIQDPLVLSSNSLPGWCENFNQGCPFIFPFETRQLYFNCTAFGASRSIVWLQSQRDNERQRQPGLSPRHPEQHEFRVGRLKHERVKVPRNDRLLEWAMQVMKVHCNRKSVLEVEFIGEEGTGLGPTLEFYALVAAELQRSDLGMWLYDDENDAGNDEETDLGEGVKPPGFYVRRSTGLFPAPLPQDDEICEKISKYYWFLGVFLAKVLQDGRLVDLPFSTSFLKLLCHNKSLAKPRLVNTKTSEDIMISSLMSEESDRDLIESCSKLIVNEMQDDSWFMILAQDDLHEIDPIRSEFIKELQEVVRQKQEIEQSNDFTPEEKLEKINNLRLVTKQGPVAIEDLALTFTYLPSSKKYGYEAADLLPNGSNIDVTINNVEEYCDLTVNFCLHEGIAKQMQAFHKGFCEVFPLNKLAAFSADEVRKILCGDQSPKWTKEDLLNYTEPKLGYSKDSPGFLRFVNVLVNMTGSERKAFLQFTTGCSSLPPGGLANLYPRLTIVRKVDAGEGSYPSVNTCVHYLKLPDYPTEEILRERLLTATKEKGFHLN, encoded by the exons ATGAGTGATATAGATCCAGAAACGCTTCTGGAATGGCTCTCCATGGGCCAAGGAGACGAACGCGACATGCAACTAATCGCCTTGGAGCAACTTTGCATGTTGCTCTTGATGTCCGACAACGTCGACAGATGCTTCGAAAGTTGCCCGCCACGTACCTTCCTGCCGGCTTTGTGCAAAATCTTCTTGGATGAATTGGCGCCCGAAAATGTCTTGGAAGTCACGGCACGTGCAATCACCTACTACCTGGATGTCTCGGCGGAATGCACGCGTCGCATTGTCGCGATCGACGGTGCCATCAAAGCGATTTGCAATCGTCTCGTGGTTGCGGAACTCGCAAGTCGCACAAGCCGCGATCTCGCCGAGCAGTGCATCAAAGTGCTGGAATTGATTTGTACACGTGAAGCAGGTGCCGTTTTCGAGGGCGGCGGTTTAAGTTGCGTTTTGTCGTTCATTCGGGACAATGGGTCGCAAATTCACAAAGACACGTTGCATTCGGCGATGGCAGTTGTCTCACGATTATGCACAAAAGTCGAACCACAAGCGGGAAACATCCAGCAATGCGTCGAGCATTTAAGCACGTTGTTGCAACACGAAGACACGATGGTCGCGGATGGGGCGTTAAAGTGTTTCGCCTCCGTAGCAGACCGTTTCATACGAAAAGGCGTCGATATCGCACCTCTGGCGGAATACGGACTCGTCAATGAGCTTCTAAATAGACTGAGTAACGCGGCGGGACCTGTTCATGCCAGCAGCACATCAACTTCGGGCGGCGAACAAACAACCGACAGCACTTTGAGTGTCCCGAAAACGCAACCAGCTGAAACAAGTCGATCGACGCAATCAATTGCCACGACAATTTCGCTGTTGGCAACTTTGTGTCGCGGTTCGCCATCTATCACACACGATCTCCTCCGCTCAAATCTCCCCGAAGCCATGGAACGGGCTCTCAAGGGGGACGAACGCTGCATTTTGGACTGCATGCGACTCGCAGACTTGATTTTGTTGCTTCTTTTCGAAGGCAGACAAGCTCTGGGACGTGTAAGCGGGCAGCAGGGACAGTTAATTCCGCGTGTGCGACGCGCTGATTCGAGTGTCGAACGAACGCATCGTCAATTAATCGACTGTATTCGCAGCAAAGACACCGAAGCGCTTATCGAAGCCATCGAATCGGGTGGCATTGATGTGAATTGCATGGATGATGTGGGTCAAACGCTGCTTAATTGGGCATCTGCCTTCGGAACTCTCGAAATGGTCGAGTTTTTGTGTGATAAGGGAGCGGATGTCAACAAGGGGCAACGGAGCTCGTCTTTGCATTACGCAGCGTGTTTCGGACGACCTGGAATCGCAAAAGTTTTGCTGAAACATGGCGCCAATCCGGATTTACGGGATGAAGATGGCAAAACCGCCTTGGATAAAGCTCGCGAACGTCCCGATGAGGGACATCGTGAAGTTGCGTCGATTTTGTTGTCGCCCGGAGAGTATATGGCGTCGATTAGCAGGAAAGATGGCACCACGGAGGGCACGGAAAATAATGAGCCACGTGGAGATCCCGAAATGGCAccgatttatttgaaattcttcCTGCCCGTGTTCTGCAAGACGTTCCAAAATACGATGTTGGCGAGCGTTCGCAGATCTAGTTTAg gtcTCATCAAGAAAATGGTCCAATACGTGCAACCGGAAGTCCTTACCGATTTGTGTGCCGccgaaaataatcaaaatctcGGCACATTGCTGGTCGAAGTGATCGCCAGTGTCTTAGACAACGAG gaTGACGAAGATGGGCATTTGGCTGTGTTAATAATCATCGAAGAGATGATGTCGAAGACAAAAGATGAGTTTTTGGACCATTTTGCACGTTTAGGTGTCTTTTCCAAGGTTCAAGCTCTCATTGGAACCACTTCGGAAGTGGAGGTTGAGTCTCAAATCAAGTCACAAGAGGAACCTAAATCAagtaaag aCCCCGTTGACATCGTTGAAGACGCAAAAGACATCCTTTCGGGTCGCGCATATCATTGGCGTGATTGGAGTATCTGTCGCGGTCGTGATTGTCTCTACGTTTGGTCCGATTCAGCAGCACTTGAATTGTCCAATGGCTCAAATGGATGGTTCCGATTCATTTTGGATGGAAAATTGGCGACTATGTACTCGAGCGGAAGTCCTGAAAACGGCAACGATAGCAGcg GCAATAAGGGGAGAACTGAAACACTTCCCAATGAAG aaaatcgTGGAGAATTTCTGGAAAAATTGCAAAGAGCTCGTGCAGCTGTTCGTCAAGGACAACCAAGTCAACCAATATTGACAAATCCGGGCCCTCATAAGATCATTGTCGGAAATTGGGTGTTGCAAAGTCAAAAGGAGCAACAGTTGCATATTCATAACTCGGAAGGACAtcaa GTCACAATCCTACAAGACGACTTACCCGGCTTCATCTTCGAAAGCAATCGCGGAACAAAGCACACATTCACCGCCGAAACAACTTTAGGTCCCGATTTCGCCGTCGGATGGTCCAACATCCGCAAGAAAAAGATCAAATCCAAAGTAGAAGCCCAAAAATGTCAAGTCAAGAACCTGGCACGCGAAATTTACAACAAATACTTCAAAGCGGCACAAGCAGTCCCACGCGGCGCTGTCGCCAAACTCACCAATATCGTGCGTCTCATCGAACAAGCACTCGAAGAGCAATGCGGACAAAACTCCATCCTCGAAAAAAGTCAACATTTGAGCACTTCGTGGCAGGAAAAGCTTCGCAACGCCTTAAACGAACTCGCCCAACTACTTCAGGAAGACGGCGTGATCAGCGCTTACGAAATGCACAGCTCCGGTCTCGTTCAAGCACTCGTCGCGGTACTTTCAAAGAACTATTGGGAACTCGGTTTGAACCGCAGTCGCGCCAACAAGCTACAAAAACAGCGAATCCAGATTTTCCGTCAgtgtattttcaataataCGCCAATTGAGGGCGGCAGCACGAAAGGAggcaacaagaaaaataacacGGCAACGATTTTGGTGCAAAAACTCGTCGCTGTGTTGGAAAGTATCGAAAAATTGCCGGTTTATATGTACGATTCGCCAAACGGGGGTTTGCAAATTCTCACGAAACGTCTTCGTTTCCGCCTGGAACGTGCCCCGAGTGAGTCGACGTTGTACGATCGCACCGGAAGAACACTGAAAATGGAGCCTTTAGCAACTGTGGGACAAATGAACAAGTATTTGTTGAAGATGGTAGCGAAGCAATGGTACGACATGGACCGCATTTCGTTCTATtacctgaaaaaattgaaggaaaatcCGGATTTGTGTTTCAAACATCAACACGACTTCGATGAGAACGGCATAATTTACTTCATTGGCACGAACGGAAAGACCACAGAATGGGTAAACCCGGCGCAATATGGTCTCGTGACTGTTACAAGCTCGGAAGGGAAACAACTCCCCTACGGAAAACTCGAAGATATCCTGTCGCGTGACAGTATCAGCAATTGCCACAcgaaagacaacaaaaaagcgTGGTTTGCCGTCGATTTGGGCGTTTTTGTCATCCCAACTGCTTACACGATGCGTCATGCTCGCGGTTATGGACGCTCCGCACTGCGAAATTGGTTGTTCCAAATGTCAAAAGATGGCGTCAATTGGGTCACGTTGATGACGCACAACGACGACAAAAGTTTGGCGGATCCCGGAAGCACTTGCACCTGGAAAATCGAGTGTTCTGCCGACGAGACTCAAGGCTATCGTCACATCCGCATCCAACAAAATGGTCGAAACGCCTCCGGGCAAACACATTACCTGAGTTTGTCGGGTTTGGAAATTTATGGACGTGTCACGGGCGTTTGCGAGGACATTGGAAAAGCTGTTGCTAAAGAAAGTGAGGCAAAAGCACGTCGCGAACGTCGTTTGATCCGCTCGCAATTGAAACATATCGTAAAAGGGGCTCGTGTTGTACGTGGCGTCGATTGGCGCTGGGATGATCAAGACGGAAATCCATCATGCGAAGGCACTGTCACGGGCGAAATCCACAACGGATGGATCGACGTGAAATGGGATCATGGCGTTCGAAATTCGTATCGCATGGGCGCCGAAGGCAAATACGACTTGAAACTCgtgaattgtgaaaatttgtctTCTTTGGAGGCAACGAGCACCGCGCAGTCCAGCACGAATTTGAATGTTCCGATGGGCAAAAAGCCAAGCGGCGAGAAAACAAGCACCGGAAGTAGTACGAGTAGTGGCTCATTAACGAGTCGCAAGTCAAGTTCGACTCCCAGTTTGCCAGAAGCTACGTCAGATGGGCAATTTGTGACAAAAGCATCCGTGGCATCGACAGATCAAGCTGCATCGGCGGATAATTTGGCGTGGAAACAAGCTGTTGAAGTAATTGCTGAAAATGTTTTGTCCTGTGCGAAGAGTGACATCGTCTCGGGGTCTTCGGACTTGCATAGTAACAGCAATCAAACGGAAGTAGCAGTTGTGGTGCATCCGCTGAAGGAGACTCGGAATGAAAATCACCCGGATTTGTCGACAATTAATAATTCGACGCACGCTTTGGTCTCGGATTTGGCTACAATCACGGAAAATCTGACATTGACAGATGATAACATCAAAAATAAGGCTGGCACGAGTTATGGAATGAGTGGCACAATTCATCGACAACTCTCCGAAGACAATAGTCGCAGTGCGAATTTGCACGAAGTGACGAACAACAAGATGAACATCAGTAATTCGACCAATAGTATCAGCAAGGCGTTCCTTACGAGCTACAAAAGTGAAGTTTTGGACAAGATGCGCGAAGGAGTCGACATGTTACGCAATAATACCAACACTTTGTTGTCCTCCGATATCCTGTCACAGACAAATTTGTTGTCATCCGTCAAAATTTCGCTCCCAAAGACATCGGGAACGATTGGCGCCACGTCAACAGACACTGCAACAGCTTCCGGTCAAACCTCGTCGGCTGCGGGAGGCGTTTGCAAGACAATTGGCAGCACGCCGCCCATCGAAGACTCCAAATTCAAGAAAGCAATTAACGAGGTTGAGAAATATCTGCAACTTTCGGGTCCATTTGACGAGGGATGCTCCTCGCTCAACCTGTTTGAGACTGTGACAGCGCCGGGAAGTGGCAAAAATGACCTTGAAATTAGTGATGCGACAATAATTCCGACGCCGCCCGCCCAAATTCCCACAATGGAGACAATTTCGAGTTTGTCGGCGATTACGCCAACGGGACCTGCAGTGATTTCCGTGCCGCCGACAGATGCGACAGCGACACAAACTGGCGCGTCAGATGCTGCGGTTGTTGTTTCCAATCCCATGAGTGTGAGTGTGCCGAATTTGACGTCGTCCACAATTTCGCAGGATAGTCAGGAAAGTCAAAATGAGCCACCGACGCCGCCGGGATTGCTTGAGACGTTTGCACAAATGGCACGAAGACGTACTTCGGGAGGCACGAATTTGTCGGCAGTTAATAATCAGGCGATGAATGTGTCGAATATCGCAAACAATCAAAATAGTTCGGGAAGTTTCTTTCCGCGGGGACCGAATTCTGTTACAAGTCTTGTTAAGTTGGCCTTGTCCAGTAATTTTCACTCTGGACTTCTCAGTACAGCACAAAGTTATCCGAGTCTTAATAGTTCGACAG ttcCAACAACAACTGCTGCACAAACATCTGGCACAGGACAAACCCCATCGTTTAATCCTGCTTTGACAATGAGTCTCACCTCGACCTCGAGTGACAGCGAACAAGTCTCGTTAGAAGATTTCTTGGAAAGTTGTCGTGCTCCCACCCTTTTGGGCGACTTGGATGACGACGATGAgatggatgatgatgaaaac aacgacgacgaaaacgaAGACGAGTACGAAGAAGTTGGCAACACCTTGTTACAAGTGATGGTCTCGCGCAACTTGCTCTCTTTCATGGACGAAGAAACATTGGAAAATCGTCTCGCTGCCGCTGGAAAACGCAAGTCATGGGACGACGAGTTCGTTCTGAAGCGACAATTTTCCGCTTTAATTCCCGCTTTTGATCCACGTCCCGGGCGTACAAACATCAATCAAACGTCAGATTTGGAAATTCCCGCTCCAGGCGCCGAAACTGAAATCAAAATGACCGACGTTGTGTTGATGCCGCAACCTTCGTTGTTTTTGGTGCTTCGTGGACCGAATCTCGCTGGCTTTACAGATGTCGATATTCCGTTGACAAATCCCGATTGGACCATTTTCCGGTACGTGCAAGAACTGATCCAGATGACAAACATCCCGAAACACGAAAAAGCGCGAAAAATCTGGGAACCAACGTACACAATTGTCTACAAGGAGGCAAATAAGGACGAGAACAGCAGCAGTGGCGAAGACGGAAGAGCAACGCCGGTTATTTCGATGTTTTCGGGCGGCGGCAGAAGCGGCGGATCAACATTATCGCCAAGTTCGCCGATGGCAGTGACACCTTCCGGGCTACATTGCTCCGTTGACGACGTTTTGCAGCTTTTGGCGCAATTGAACACGATCAATGTGCAATCAATTAAACATAATGACCTCGATTTGTCGCTAAATCCCGAGATGTTCATGAGCAAAAAGGTCACCAACAAGCTCCAGCAGCAAATTCAAGACCCTCTCGTACTTTCGAGCAACAGTTTGCCGGGCTGGTgcgaaaatttcaatcaaggATGTCCATTTATCTTCCCCTTCGAGACGCGCCAACTTTATTTCAACTGCACGGCATTCGGGGCATCACGCAGCATTGTGTGGCTTCAATCGCAACGCGATAACGAAAGACAACGTCAACCAGGCCTAAGTCCCCGACACCCCGAACAACACGAATTCCGCGTTGGGCGTTTGAAGCACGAACGTGTCAAGGTTCCGCGCAACGATCGCTTGCTCGAATGGGCGATGCAGGTCATGAAAGTGCATTGCAATCGAAAATCCGTGCTCGAAGTCGAGTTTATTGGCGAAGAAGGCACCGGATTGGGTCCAACACTCGAATTTTATGCACTCGTTGCTGCCGAGTTGCAACGCTCTGACCTCGGAATGTGGCTTTATGACGACGAAAATGACGCCGGTAACGACGAAGAAACCGATTTAGGTGAAGGTGTCAAGCCTCCCGGCTTTTACGTACGTCGTTCGACGGGATTATTCCCCGCCCCATTGCCACAAGACGAcgaaatttgcgaaaaaatcaGCAAATATTACTGGTTCCTCGGCGTTTTCCTGGCAAAAGTACTTCAGGACGGGCGTTTGGTGGATCTTCCGTTCTCCACGAGCTTCTTGAAACTCCTGTGTCACAACAAATCTCTCGCGAAACCGCGTCTCGTCAATACCAAAACCTCCGAAGACATCATGATCTCGAGTCTGATGTCGGAAGAAAGTGACCGGGATCTCATCGAATCGTGTTCCAAATTGATTGTCAACGAGATGCAAGACGATTCGTGGTTCATGATACTTGCGCAAGATGACTTGCACGAAATTGACCCGATTCGCAGCGAATTTATCAAAGAGCTGCAAGAAGTTGTGCGACAAAAGCAGGAAATTGAGCAAAGTAACGATTTTACGCCGGAAGAAAAGTTGgagaaaatcaataatttgcgGCTTGTGACGAAACAAGGACCTGTCGCGATCGAAGATTTGGCGCTGACGTTCACATATCTGCCAAGTAGCAAGAAATACGGATATGAGGCGGCGGATTTGTTGCCAAATGGATCGAATATCGACGTTACCATCAACAATGTCGAGGAATATTGTGATTTAACGGTGAACTTCTGCTTGCACGAAGGCATCGCCAAGCAAATGCAAGCCTTCCATAAGGGATTCTGTGAGGTGTTCCCGCTAAATAAGTTGGCAGCGTTTAGTGCAGATGAAGTGCGAAAGATTTTGTGCGGTGATCAGTCGCCGAAATGGACCAAAGAAGATTTGCTCAACTACACAGAACCGAAATTGGGTTACAGTAAAGACAG tCCTGGTTTCCTCCGTTTCGTCAACGTGTTGGTCAACATGACCGGATCCGAGCGCAAAGCATTTTTACAATTCACCACCGGATGCAGTAGTTTGCCGCCAGGCGGTCTAGCAAATCTCTATCCGCGTCTCACGATCGTGCGAAAAGTGGATGCCGGCGAAGGCAGTTATCCGTCGGTCAATACGTGTGTGCATTACTTGAAGCTTCCCGACTATCCGACGGAAGAAATTTTGCGAGAACGCCTTTTGACGGCTACCAAGGAGAAGGGATtccatttgaattaa